One Dysidea avara chromosome 7, odDysAvar1.4, whole genome shotgun sequence genomic region harbors:
- the LOC136261802 gene encoding TNF receptor-associated factor 5-like, whose amino-acid sequence MSASFLAGYNPEVFVDQSAITDYICAICHMVVRKPHLTSCCGNLFCESCIDEVKKTNGPCPMCTDPKLTTFFNKRVARILQIFRVTCINSRDGCQWSGELRHLEEHLQSCKEMTVPCEYSEYGCDKVIKNKEMESHLKMSCSKHLQMVCHAHEALKEKHKTMEEEKKQLVKSKSEKEQECINTSGELERVKTELHFVRETENTWEKQLNAEGEKIFSNYKSVTPVVIKMANYAQNKQRSVQWFSCSFYTSEEGYKWCMRVDCNGYDKGKGTHVSVYFYLKRGEYDDKLQWPFRGRFVIQLQNQLRNAGHWEDILTFSSSVPEVYRSRVTSSERSDRGWGKHMYIPHGFLAFNPHTRSQYLRENTLYFKIFTAVNLSASS is encoded by the coding sequence ATGTCAGCATCATTTCTAGCAGGATACAACCCTGAGGTGTTTGTAGATCAGTCAGCCATCACAGATTACATCTGTGCCATCTGCCACATGGTGGTTCGTAAGCCTCATCTTACTAGTTGCTGTGGTAATCTCTTCTGTGAAAGTTGCATTGACGAGGTCAAGAAAACAAATGGTCCGTGCCCAATGTGTACTGATCCCAAACTGACCACATTCTTCAACAAGAGGGTTGCTCGGATTCTACAGATTTTCCGTGTCACCTGCATCAACTCCAGGGATGGTTGCCAGTGGTCTGGTGAGCTGCGACATCTAGAAGAGCATCTCCAGAGCTGCAAAGAGATGACTGTTCCCTGTGAATACAGCGAGTATGGCTGTGATAAGGTTATCAAGAATAAAGAAATGGAAAGCCATCTCAAAATGTCGTGTTCGAAGCACCTACAGATGGTCTGTCATGCTCATGAAGCACTCAAAGAAAAGCACAAAACaatggaagaagaaaagaaacaGCTGGTTAAGAGCAAGAGTGAGAAGGAGCAAGAGTGTATCAACACATCTGGAGAACTGGAAAGGGTAAAAACTGAGCTACACTTTGTAAGGGAAACTGAGAACACATGGGAAAAGCAGCTCAATGCAGAGGGTGAAAAAATATTTTCCAACTACAAGTCAGTGACACCTGTTGTTATCAAGATGGCTAACTATGCTCAGAACAAGCAGAGAAGTGTGCAGTGGTTTAGCTGTTCATTTTACACTAGTGAAGAAGGGTACAAATGGTGTATGCGTGTTGACTGCAATGGCTACGACAAGGGCAAAGGGACGCATGTGTCCGTATACTTCTATTTAAAACGTGGTGAATATGATGACAAGCTGCAATGGCCATTTCGTGGCAGATTTGTTATTCAACTTCAGAATCAACTACGCAATGCAGGTCACTGGGAGGACATTCTAACTTTTAGTAGTAGTGTTCCGGAGGTGTATCGCTCCAGAGTTACCAGCTCGGAACGAAGTGATCGTGGATGGGGAAAACACATGTACATCCCACATGGCTTTCTAGCGTTCAATCCACACACCCGTTCACAGTATCTAAGAGAGAACACACTCTATTTTAAGATCTTTACGGCAGTCAACTTGAGTGCCTCTTCATGA